TCGACAGTATTTTGTGACTTGCCTCAAAATTCATCATATAAGTATTggtaaatataattaaataacaaaCTTTCTGGGAAATTGCCTACTACACCACCTactatatgtttgtgtttgttttaacacttttttatatttcacattcCAGACTATCTTTGCAAACCTGAAGACAATATCTTCAACATTGACTTTACACGTTTCAAAATCAGAGATCTGGAGACAGGAACGGTGCTGTTTGAGATTGCTAAACCTCCTAACAGCGGTAAGTGATGTATTAACTTTTTCCACTTCACCAAGCTCAGTTCAGTTATAGCCCTCAGGTGTCATAGAGTCAACAGAGCACTGCACTCAGCAAGCAGTCAGGCAGTCTTTCTCATGGGTATGCTGTGTATAGCTCTCACCCTATTGTCATAAGCTCTATCTGGGTTACATTTATGTCCAGAAATATTTATATAAGAAAACAGAGACCCACAAGTGGAAGCAATGCTTAAGCAGTCTGTCAATTTTATTGCTTCCCTTTAACTAGTAACATGCATATAAcatattcagatttttaaaaagaatttgGAAACCACAGTGTTTCCCAAACATTTTGATCTGATTCATTTAACACTGCTCGTACAAACCATACTATGTCAATGCAATCAGTCTTATCACGGCTTTTTTTAGAATGATAATTCtaataattatttcaaaatacGTTAAATGTCATATGTTGACCAATAACATGTAACAGATAACAGAATATGTATCTTTAAAAATAAGTGTGTGAATGCATTATTACATCTTTTCAGCCTAGCTGCTCTCACACTTTTTCAACAAATGACAATGCTACCAatcattgtctttttttgccTATCCTGTGAATACTGGATGCCAGTCACCTAAACATGTTTACTGTATTAGGTCCTGTGGAGGGTGAAGAGGAGAGTGGAGATGTAGACACCAGTGCAGGGCGTTTTGTGCGATATCAGTTTACACCAGCCTTCCTAAAACTGTGTACTGTTGGTGCAACGTAAGTAAATGGGCCGTAACTTCCTAACTAAAAATAACTCAGAGCTTGTTGTTTGAAACTTTTTGTTACAACTGAATTGTAAATGTTGTCTTTCTTGTTTCTATTTCTAAACCTCAGTGTGGAGTTCACAGTGGGCGACCGGCCCATTAACAGCTTTCGTATGATTGAGAGACATTACTTCCAGGGACGCCTTCTCAAGaactttgactttgactttggtTTTTGCATTCCCAACAGCCGcaacacatgtgaacacatttaTGAGTTTCCGAAGCTTCCAGACGACCTCAGTGAGTTCTGGCCTATTTTGGTCAACCACTAATGTTAATGCTGTTGCAtgaatattttcacataatAATCTGTATCttcatctttgtttctttcatgtttcatctgcccatccttccttccttccttctttccttccttctcctcttccagtTCGCCAAATGGTGGCGCACCCTTATGAGACCAGATCAGACAGTTTCTACTTTGTGGACAACAAACTCATCATGCACAACAAGGCAGATTATGCCTACGATGGGGGTCTGTAATGCCTGAAGGGAAAATGTGTGCAATACTTCCCAGGGGACTGATTTCCTGGATTACAACCATCCAAAAGCTTTGTTTTGTGGGACAGAAGTATTCTCTCCTTTTGTGGACAACATTCTTCAGAATCAACGGACCACATCTGCCTTCATATAAAATCATGGATCCATTCATCAGTACTTCATAGAGCTCAGTTTCTGGGACTTGGAGGAATATTCTGTTAGATATTTCTCTGTTAAATCCGAGTGAAACCTTTTTGTCCTGTCTTTTCAGTTTGTTATAAGTATCATGTTACTGCTTGAACACTTTTGCCTTAAGTTTCTTGCCGTCTCTGCTGGAAAGGGACAATTTGAGTCACAGACCTCTCATGGCAAAGCCTATAGACTGTGTTAGTTATAACTTTGTTTGCTTAAGTATGTAGATGTTATCAGTAGATGTTTATTTGAACTACCTTTTTGCAAGTGACGGTTGTGTTTCCCATATGGAAAAGCAAGCATTAACTAGATGTTTTACAGTATTGTTAGTCATAGATGATCATGTAGCActagttgacattgtttgagttTCATTCTTCCTTAAATATCTACTCTCAGTTGTGAGGTAggactgtttgtgtttcaaCATTAGGTTGACCAATCTTGTCTTTAGCAGCATGAGCTCTTTTCATGATGCCATATGTCATGTCCATCCTGctaataacaaataacaaatctttatgacaaaacatttttataacatCATTGGCTGTCGACTGGGAATCTAGTGTCTGTTCTGTCAAACTCTGTATcctttacacacatacatgaagaGATAGCAGCAGAATTGGAGTAACTGGGCTTTATATACCATCCGTGTCTAAAACAGTTTGGTCTGCCCGCTTAATCCACTCCAGTGTGTAATCACACAGTTATTTAATCCCTCAAGGTCTGTCTTCCTGGTTTATTTGGCACAACAGCACTGTGAATCCCACTCTTTTGGAGCCAAGAGGGGCCAACGGTGTGGTATATCTATTAAACTGTAGCACACAACATGACAGTACAGAGTGATGTAGCTTGGTAGATCTATTTTTAATGAGGCAGTAGGGTAGCTACAGAAGTTGATCTGTTTTTGccctgttttaaggactatactggtggttttgcacattttagcccatttactacaaattgTGTAATGTTTCATCATACACACGTTTCCAGTCCATTAGATATACGTGTACAatcaacagccctgcaataaatcctaccttagTTGAGCTCGCAATACTAATTTTTTGATGACAGTGTCCGAGAGGTGTTGATTTGATTATATGGTCATTTGAGAGGccgtggtgctgttgaattgtattccATCTACTCAAAGGTGTTCCTGAAAGATTGGGATGTCCGTAATTCATTGAACACATCAATGATGAAAAGTCTGAGAATGGTCCCAGCTTGCTTGCAACATCATTTCCAGTCTAAATATCCAGTGATTAGCTAGTTCCATTCCTTTGATTTTCATATagtacagaaatgaatggaaatcaGCGACTACctgaaaggagggaaagaatTCTAAAACCTTGTAAATGCTCAGCATTGCTTTAAtgtaatttgcatttaaatcatGCAAAACCACTGGAACAGTCTGGAAGTCGTTTTCAATACACAAATGATCTGGGCTTccttttacagtatattgtaacATCAATTCCATGTGCCTTATATCCAGAACCTTGTGCTTCATCCACCTGTAAGGCAAACACATCAAGCTCTCTGTTACATATAATATCTTACAGTGTCTTGCAGTACTGCCTTGTGTgaaactgtgtgttttacagcatGTGTTGAGTCATTTCATATACTCTTCTTTAAGTAAAATTagtaattttacagttttgacGGATCAGCTCATTATGTAGCCCATTAATAATCAACAAGTGTGATATCAGGCACACACTTGGACAGCCATAGTCTTTGCCCCATGACCCTATACAACCTcaatttttttatcttttggaCTGCTGGTTAGTAGTAGTAATTTGCCATATTGTATCAGTCAGTAGATAAAAGAAATCTCATGATCTAAATGTCTTGAGAAGTGGGTACACTTTGTATATTTACACAAAAAGAGTACATGACTGACCCAAAACATGTCTGGATCCATTCTGTGACCTCTTGCATGGAATATTCTTTTTATATTGGCGGATTTTACCAATGCAACATTCATGTCGTATCAgatttattgtaaataaaaatggctGACTGCAAAACATATTCACATTGAAAACCTAGTGCTCATTCAAAGTCGATTATCAGGGATTTTCCGGGGCTTTTCGATCTTCCAGCTGGCATCACAAATTGCATGTTAATTGAATGGTAAAGCAGGTGATTTGATTATGTGGCCTGTCAAAGACaattaaaaaagttttatatatgtatatttacacTAAATCAGTACCTCATGAAAATGTTCTGCTGACATTCTTAAACCCACGCAATTTTGATTAGTTGTTGCAAACTAAATATTATCCTATTCTGACTTTTTGATATGACACGAGTATGGCATCATGTtcgtctgttttttttttttataaatttccATTTAATTCTGAGCTCCACTTCTCTGTGTTGCAAATGTAAAATGGGAAAGCTAAATCTATGACATTGTTTTTACGTTTTATGGAGTGATATCATTTTTGCACAGTTCTTGTTTTTCAAGAAATTTGACTTCCTCTGTGAGTACAATGATGATTTGAATATAACTACCTAGACTTATGTTATTTTTACTCAGATTTGGTCTCGTTCAAACAGTTTGTTCTTTCTCAAAGTTTTATGAAGACAGTGATGAATAAAAGCTCATATCTgaggaaaaaaagcataaaaagcCTATTTTGGCCGCCCTTGACGAACAGACTACATTACCCAGAATCCTCAGCTCAAAACAGACAACACCAGCGGCACATGTTTTATCATGGCGGCCCCCGCTAAAAAGGTGGTTGGTGTGTCTGACGATTCCAGCAGCAGTGACGACGAAGCGCTTAAAAGATGTCAGGAGGCAGTTTGGGAGACACGAACCGACAAGAAGAAAGGTGAAAGTGTTTCTGTTATGTTAGTAATGAGGGACGAAATGAACATTTCTCTATAGACAGATAAACTCCAGTAGAAATACGACTTTAGCCTAGTGAGAAGTCCACCCCTATTTCTAATTCAGACACAGAGGTAGTAGTTGTAATTAAACctaggctaaagctacatgacGTTTTTACTTTGCTGTTTTCCTTATTGGACTTCAGAGCTCAATAACTTGCTCGCAGCGTACTAGTTTTAACTTTCGGCACCTATAACTGAGCTTGCCAGTCCATTCATACTCATTCAGTCAGTATTTCATTTTACCTGTTGATGACTgctgctaactttgtttgtttcagatgGGAACAGCAATGTGCAACAGTCAAAGCGGTAAGCCTTTATGTCTAAAGAACCACTAGCTGTAAGCCATTATTAGGACGGAAAAAGAGCTAgtgtaaaatagttttctgcATCTCCACACAATGTAAGTAGCCAATATAATTAACCTTTCAACTTCCTGTAATTAGGAAGTTGAAATAGTGCATGTATCCCCATTACAGCTACATAATAAATGTACGTGCAGCTTTACGATGCTGCAATGAAAATTAATGGTATAATGGCtgaattatatacatatatttgaaTATCAGAAATTAAATAAGTTTGAATATTGCCTTGCTGCGCAACAGTGTTGTTGTCGCTGACCATGAACATGATGGCAACGAGCTCCAGGTCACCCAAGGGTTTCGAACACACGTAGCTAAAAAGTTGGGACATCTTCTTGACAGGTAAGTAGTTTGACTATGTAGAGAAGTTTAGCTTTTTAATGCAATAATCTCATCATTTTGTTAGGAGAAGATGTTCATATTTTTACATCTGATTTACTGTCACTGTCAGTTGTATTACAGTGATTCAGGACGAAACCTCATCCTCATGTGTGACATCAGcaaaatgtgatgatgatgaaggtaaagattctttttattttggtaCTTGCTACTTTTATGGGGATTCTGCTATCTTCTCTTTAAATCCACGTTCCCCTCCCCACCCCCCCTTTTTAGGATTTCGTCTGTTTTCTACATCAGTCCCAGGACAGACAGCTGATGATCCTCCAGCTCCTGTGAGGCGCCGGCCTATTCCCAGTTCAAGGTTCTTATTCTTTTgtgcgtgtttttttttttttttttttaagtatattCGTATATTTCTTAATTTAACATTATACATTTCTCTGTTGGCCACAGTGACAGCGACAGTGAGATGGAGACGAGGCTGAGGGAGGCAGCGGTGTCCGTCAAAGACCTCTTACCCTCATCGTCACTTCCCTCTACACTCTCAACTCCCTcagcagaaaaaataaaaacaaagcaaaagaagaaactggcagagggagaggagagccaTGTTGttaagaagaagaggaaacagaaaaaaggagagagtgaCTCTGCAGGTTCTCCTCTCAGTGCTCAAAGCAATGGTGAGCACAGGAGTTCAGAGCAGGAACACATGCAAGTcaaaggaaaaaggaagaagCGAGAATTGAACACAGAGGAAAAAgctttgaattgaatttcttATGACTAATCTTTcactgtttgtatgtttttcagtctgtcacaagcttgaaatgattaaaaggtaacatattttccaaaacattGAGTATATTTTAGGAAGCCATGTGTTTCAGAACATGTAGCACATACATGAGTACAAGTGAAAACTTTTTCATGAAATATCTTTTCATATCATTGCTCATGGTTATTCTTGAAATAGTCTTTGCTTTCTCATGAAAGATACTCATTAAGAGTGTGAAAAACAAGCCagtgacataaaaaaatatgcagAGAACGTGCGGTTTACAAGATTCAACTAAATGTACAATTTGTgagtattttaataaaaatacattttgttgttgattttcagATGATTGCTATATCAAAAGTGAATCCTCTTTAATGTCGATCCTTGTTCGTATTACAGTGGTACGGAGTTTTCAGTGTCTTTGAAACATCAAAGCTGATTCGTCCCTGACTCCAGGTTTTTCTGGAAATTTACACCAGAGGTAGTCCGTCCAACACACTGTCACGCTACTGAGTCCAGCTGATAGTGAGGAGACACTACATTGCCAGAGCATTATTACTGTGCAGTAGAGACCATTTGTGTAGGAATGTAGGAGCTGATGTCTGTCGGTGAAGGCGAGAGGAGGTGAGATTGATGACTTTCTGTGGTCTGAGAGATGGGATACATCTCTAGGCTCTCAGAAGAAgctgctgataaaaaaaaaaatgaaatgtttatctTGGATGGAAAGCTTTTAGcaaagttgatttttttttttgcagccacAGGCATAGAAACTCCAAAGAGTACAGGAAGTTCTGGAATCTTTGATCACATTTAGTGCATAGACCTCATTACTTTGCTAAGAATATTTGTTCATCTATGTAGAGTTCAGGCTGCACAGTAAGGGTTTGagtgtttgtttcctttgggTTCCTGCCTATGTAGATGTGGACATACTGGCCTGTCACTAAAACTACAGTCAACATACAGTTTCCATTAAGTAAAGCTGAGGTCAAAACTATTATTAATTAGcatatgcaaaaataaaataggtaAACACCCAATTGGATTAATCACACACTGTAATCAACAAGAATCTGTTGAACTTGTACTACTGAAATGTAGTAGCTATGATGAGGATATAGTCCTTTGATTAACTACTTAAAAGAAACAGGCTTAGCAAAGATAACGTAGTAGTTGTTTAGTTTTTTGCCTCCTCTGCTCAACACTCCAGTGTAGTAAGTGGCTGTAATGTACCTGTAAACTGGTTtgacacacaacaataaaacccaaagacatACATGTAGATTTTGTTTATCTCAGATGCTGCAGTTGTGTTATTGTAAAACGTTTGATGCGTgcagttaatttattttactgatacgatgatacatgcatacatgggaaatacatgtatttgctttcttgctgagagttagatgagacgatTGATACCactattttttctgtctgttaaatatggagctaaagccagcagccacttagcttagcataaagactggaaacagctagcctggctctgctcaaaagtaacaaaatccacctaccaacacctctaaatctcactaattaacactttctatcttgtttgtttaatctgtacaaaaactgtaaaactgacaATGTGTGGTTTAACAAgtggttatgtgctggactgttTCTGGGCTGGAAGCAGTGACCCCCGGTAGTCTTGtagtcaccatgaggttgccaggcaaccagctaAACTAatctaaccggctgctggcttcagcttcatattgaatgaACAGTttcgagagtggtatcaatcttctaatcTGACACTGCGAGAgtgaataaacattttaaaaatgttgaactattcctctGTGAAGTCTTTGTGAGCACTTGGTGGAGTTTATGAGATACAATTTAATTAGTTAATGTCAGTTCCAAGAAAATATTATTGCAGAACATTACAATCTCTCATATTCATCTAATGGGATTAAGCCCAGATAATTTCAGCCACCAAATCATTGCTTAGACACAGCTCACACAGTTTACAGCAACAGTAATGCATTCTAGCTCGAGTGTGTCATGCTGAATGGCAAACGTGGCTCTGATATAAGTAGAAGGTCCCTTTGAAATATGCGTAACGGGACATGACGTCATCCCAAAAATATTGTAGAATTTAGATGTGAAGGAGTAAAGCTGTTTTTACATCTGTCTACCTGGCACAGGTGTGCGCGGCTGCATGTGCAGAGAGTCTTCTTGTAAAGATGAGTCCGTCTGTTCCTCAGGATCCGCTGTTAGAATCTACCCAAATCACAGATCAAGGACAGTTTTTTACCAAAATAGGATCATTCATGCCTTAACAGACCAACCAACTCATCAGAGTCAGTTACCTGCCTGACAGCAGCGAGGCTGGTCAGCGTCCCcaggctgctgctgtcagtgatGACCATGGCTTGAGACAGCAGACTGGACGAATGGTACTGGGGCGAATCCGACTTGTTGTACACTGTAATGAGGGACAGATGAATCAATCTTTACTCAACATAACATGTTAAACTTATGTCACTTTGTTGCTGTAGCCTTACTGTGACATGGCAGCTGCGCCATAGTTGCCATGAAGGGACTGGCACCCATGTGactctggagctgctgtgatatTGGCTGCTGGGGAGAGGCgtgaagctgctgctggaatGAGATTGGCTGGAGAGTGGTGAAAGTGCCACCCACATTGTTGATAACAGGCAGGGTCTGAGGCTGCGTGGAGGCCAAACCTGTGAATCAACCGGGAGAGATGTTGTTCTCtgaatttctctttttattcttaCATAGAAGAGAAAGGAAACTAGAGAACAATGTTACCAATGAGAAGCGAGGACTCCCCCAGGCTCATGACGCTGGGCAGTGAGGCCATGATGAGGCTCTGTGAGGAAGCAGGGGTGGCAGACAGACTGTGTAGCGAGGTCAGAGTGCTTACTGGGGGCAGTGGGCCACCGCTGGACACCTGAGACCAAAGGACAACACGGTCATGATGGCAACAGTGCATGCAGGTAGTCTACAATGAAATCTAGTGAGGCTCCATGGCACATGCTCACACCTGCTTGGGGTTATGTGTCTCGAGGAGTGTGTGGCTGGGCTCCAGTTGGATAGGGCTGACTACAAGATGTCCCACCCTCTCCCCTCCGTTACCTCTGGCTGAGCTGACGGTGTCGCACAGGATTTGGTGGCTGTATTTCACACCTGGAAAACAACAGCACGTCAGGTCCCACAACACTGACAGGgttcatattttacacatacatcGGAACAACTTTGGTTGATGGCTCCAAATTGCAGCGTGAGGTGACTGAGAAATGTGTGCATCAGTAGCAGAACCAGTTCAGGCATAGTCGACAAGAGTGTGCAGGTTATTATTTTTACACCAAAGGATCAAAAAGTTTTAATTTCACTCTTTAAATGTCACTCTTGAAGCTTGTCTAAAGACCGTTAGGGTATTACCCTGCTCAGGACTTGGTGGGAGGGCGTGGTTAGACGAGGAGGCAGATTGGTTGGTAAAAGGTGTGTCGAGAGCCAGTTTGTGACGGAAGGCCTCCTCTTTGCGGCGGTTGGCGAACCAGTTGTACACCCGGACCTCAGTAACCAAGTTGGAGCCCAGGCCAGCAAGCTGGGAGGGAGACACCCCCCTCTGGATACACTCTGCCCTGAGGGAGGAAGAGCACACTGATATGGCTTCATGTTTTAAAGGCATACACTGTCTCTTTAAGTGTGTGGCCCATTGGTTTCCATAAGTCACTATTTAATCCTAATGATTTTAGAGATGTTCTCCAAACCTTTGTGAGCTTGACCAATCACCTACAGGTACTACTAAACATACCGTGGGTGTTAGCATGTGTACCAGGCAGACCTACCCGGGACACCTAGAGTTTTTTGTAGTATCATGTTATCAGATATTTGGGTAAGTTGACCAGAAGTAAGAATTACCACCCCAGTCAGCCCCTGCTTCCTTAAAATGCACAGCAGTCTTAGGTCAAATAGTTTAAGTCTACAgccagctctgtgagactgtacttggacacagtggtgctttgagctaaatgctaacatcagcaggctaacatgctcacagtgacaatgctaacatgcattAGCAGGTAATATTTAACATCACCATGcctccatcttagtttagcctgttagcatactaacatccactaattagcattaaacacagaGTAATGTCATGAGTTTTGCATAAACCAAAGTGCTAGACACATCAAAatctttgacctgatgatggtgctagatgaaaagtcagtagatcaccaaagtcaatagaCTGTATCCTCTAGGGACCTGGAATATCTGTAGCAagttttatggcaatccatccaatagttgttgagacattttggtgtggaccaaagtggtggactgaccaacagaccgacattgccttACAGAGCCATGCCTTTTGTGTGgcaaaacatatatatataaaactttggtTGTCGCTAATTTagtcatgaaaatgtattgttttaggGAAGTATGTAAGATCAGATAGGCCAGGTTGGGCCAAACTGACACAGCAaggctgtaaaaaataaaatcatgttttgtccTGGTACCATCACTATGTCTCACCTGTTACACTCCTCCActaacccctctctctcctccttgcTGGGGTTCTTCTGTCGTTCGTAGGCGTGGAAGAGGATCTGCAGGGACGCTGGACCCCATTTGAACCTGTTCCTCCGACCTTTCCTGGTGTCTTCTCCTTGCTCCTCCGCAGATGCAAGGCCATGTTTGGCGTTGGTAAATTCTGAAAGGGAATGGTAATTTTTTGGTTTTCCACCTTTTTATGCCTCTCTTTCAGTCTCACACTCTTAGAGAACTGATGTTTGATACATGTTTGAAAGCAGAAATTAACACCTTTGCAGCTCCGTAGCTGTTTGTGTACTTACGCTGGCTGATCTCGCATTGCTTCTTGACGTACCAGGTGTACAGAGCGGCTCTCTTCTGGTTCTTCATGGGCGTGCCTTTATTGAGGTGCTGGGAGAGGTGGGACTGGTTGAGTCCTGTGGACTCCACCACCTCTCTCTGAGGGAGATTGTGCTGCTGCATGTAGCTTTTCACCATTTTTGCGACGTGCCAGGGGTCCCCCCTATTAGACAAAGAcacaatttttttgtgtgtacttgTCTACTTTATGTTCTTGTGCattcttatttatttgattGAAGTCTATCCCTTTTTCTTTCCCCCAATATTTCTGGGTTAAAGCCTTTCTTGGAAAAGTGCTTAATAGGCACAGTTTGTCACAACATTACACATAAAACATGGCCACTCAGAGGGAAGTAGAGAGGCTtattgacagagagagataagggAAAGCACACAGGGGCAAAGTCCAGCCCTTTCAGATCACTGGAGGGGGAAAACATGTAAAAGGTTTATGAATCCTAATTTAACGCTTTCTATCTGTCAGGTCGGAAGCAGATAAAATACTCAACATTTCAAAAATCCCTGACTTTACCAGATTCAAATTCAGCACACAAACAGCTTTTAGACATTGTTTTAGACAGTAAAGTGTAAAAGCTGCTTAACGAGTATTTGaatacttttaaaaatacacatcTCAATAAAGTGTCCGACAAGACGTGCGCATGTGTATTCCAAATATCAGAAAACAGGCCTAAAAATGGCATGTAGAAATATCACTCATGCGTTAAGTAAACATAGCCTCACATGACCAGCCCTACTCCATTAATCTTCACCTATGCATGTAGCTTATTTATTAAGAAATGGCCAGAGAATAATGATGGGGGTGGGTAATTAGTAACTAGAAAAGGAGGAACCCTCTTTAAATTTGCCTCAGAAGCCAggttgcagagagagagagagagagacagacagaagcaggagaaggagggaggaattGGTAAAGAGAGGGGAGCCAAGCTTAAGAAGAATAAAGGAAAAGAGGGGATGTTATCAGGTAAACTGTTGTTTCAACTCTCACATGTTTAGTACAGGAGGTAAAAGAGAAGGGGGGGATCAAATACAGTGTTGATGAAGGCAaggcattttcaaatttgacctGATCAGGTCCTACTGGGAGGCACAGACAAATTGCTGTGTGAGAATAGCAGTTAGTGAGAGATTAAGGTGATtttgctgttgccatggagctTCCAGAGAAGTGCTGGGATCTACTTACTGCAGTAGCTGGTCAACTTCAGCCCTGAGTTTGGCCGCCTCCTCTGGGGAAAGCTTCTCCAGCTCTCGGAATATAGGCGGTGGGTAATCCATTTCTCCTTCCTCGGAGCTCTctccatcccccctctctcccttctcgGGGCCAGCACTCGCCCTGTCTCGCTCCAGATCCCCCATGGCTTGGACCAGGACGTCCTGGGTCAGTCCAGATCCCAGCAGGGCCCAGACCAGCTGCTCCTGAAGGGCGGTCAAACGGCTTGGCTTCGCCTTGGCTGCTCTCTCCTCCATTACTGTGATGCCTTACCTCGCTACCGCCTTGCAAGCAAACACTGCTCTCATGTGCACTACCACACTCAAATGAAAGCCAGAAAGGGAGCGTTGGGCTTCATTATATTTGTAGTCCCTCTTCAGCTTAAGAGAACGTGTACTTTCATTTTCCCTGTGTTGAATTTCCTCCTGATGTGTCCTGAGCTGCCTGGTTTTAGCTCTCCACCTGCTGTTTTGCTTTCAAAggtcaattttcttttttttaaccttcctcctcttca
This sequence is a window from Siniperca chuatsi isolate FFG_IHB_CAS linkage group LG5, ASM2008510v1, whole genome shotgun sequence. Protein-coding genes within it:
- the unc119.1 gene encoding protein unc-119 homolog B isoform X2, with the protein product MNSSRNKSAPTVSKGQTDAETGSEANHRDRKTGGGMLKKLKSRRSQTDKWPVVTEAELRALGRDISPDHVLGLRAVTEDYLCKPEDNIFNIDFTRFKIRDLETGTVLFEIAKPPNSGPVEGEEESGDVDTSAGRFVRYQFTPAFLKLCTVGATRNTCEHIYEFPKLPDDLIRQMVAHPYETRSDSFYFVDNKLIMHNKADYAYDGGL
- the lg5h12orf43 gene encoding protein CUSTOS isoform X2; amino-acid sequence: MAAPAKKVVGVSDDSSSSDDEALKRCQEAVWETRTDKKKDGNSNVQQSKRVVVADHEHDGNELQVTQGFRTHVAKKLGHLLDSCITVIQDETSSSCVTSAKCDDDEGFRLFSTSVPGQTADDPPAPVRRRPIPSSSDSDSEMETRLREAAVSVKDLLPSSSLPSTLSTPSAEKIKTKQKKKLAEGEESHVVKKKRKQKKGESDSAGSPLSAQSNGEHRSSEQEHMQVKGKRKKRELNTEEKALN
- the unc119.1 gene encoding protein unc-119 homolog B isoform X1, whose product is MNSSRNKSAPTVSKGQTDAETGSEANHRDRKTGGGMLKKLKSRRSQTDKWPVVTEAELRALGRDISPDHVLGLRAVTEDYLCKPEDNIFNIDFTRFKIRDLETGTVLFEIAKPPNSGPVEGEEESGDVDTSAGRFVRYQFTPAFLKLCTVGATVEFTVGDRPINSFRMIERHYFQGRLLKNFDFDFGFCIPNSRNTCEHIYEFPKLPDDLIRQMVAHPYETRSDSFYFVDNKLIMHNKADYAYDGGL
- the lg5h12orf43 gene encoding protein CUSTOS isoform X1; amino-acid sequence: MAAPAKKVVGVSDDSSSSDDEALKRCQEAVWETRTDKKKDGNSNVQQSKRVVVADHEHDGNELQVTQGFRTHVAKKLGHLLDSCITVIQDETSSSCVTSAKCDDDEGKDSFYFGTCYFYGDSAIFSLNPRSPPHPPFLGFRLFSTSVPGQTADDPPAPVRRRPIPSSSDSDSEMETRLREAAVSVKDLLPSSSLPSTLSTPSAEKIKTKQKKKLAEGEESHVVKKKRKQKKGESDSAGSPLSAQSNGEHRSSEQEHMQVKGKRKKRELNTEEKALN
- the hnf1a gene encoding hepatocyte nuclear factor 1-alpha isoform X2, which gives rise to MEERAAKAKPSRLTALQEQLVWALLGSGLTQDVLVQAMGDLERDRASAGPEKGERGDGESSEEGEMDYPPPIFRELEKLSPEEAAKLRAEVDQLLQGDPWHVAKMVKSYMQQHNLPQREVVESTGLNQSHLSQHLNKGTPMKNQKRAALYTWYVKKQCEISQQFTNAKHGLASAEEQGEDTRKGRRNRFKWGPASLQILFHAYERQKNPSKEEREGLVEECNRAECIQRGVSPSQLAGLGSNLVTEVRVYNWFANRRKEEAFRHKLALDTPFTNQSASSSNHALPPSPEQGVKYSHQILCDTVSSARGNGGERVGHLVVSPIQLEPSHTLLETHNPKQVSSGGPLPPVSTLTSLHSLSATPASSQSLIMASLPSVMSLGESSLLIGLASTQPQTLPVINNVGGTFTTLQPISFQQQLHASPQQPISQQLQSHMGASPFMATMAQLPCHMYNKSDSPQYHSSSLLSQAMVITDSSSLGTLTSLAAVRQILTADPEEQTDSSLQEDSLHMQPRTPVPASSESLEMYPISQTTESHQSHLLSPSPTDISSYIPTQMVSTAQ
- the hnf1a gene encoding hepatocyte nuclear factor 1-alpha isoform X1, encoding MEERAAKAKPSRLTALQEQLVWALLGSGLTQDVLVQAMGDLERDRASAGPEKGERGDGESSEEGEMDYPPPIFRELEKLSPEEAAKLRAEVDQLLQGDPWHVAKMVKSYMQQHNLPQREVVESTGLNQSHLSQHLNKGTPMKNQKRAALYTWYVKKQCEISQQFTNAKHGLASAEEQGEDTRKGRRNRFKWGPASLQILFHAYERQKNPSKEEREGLVEECNRAECIQRGVSPSQLAGLGSNLVTEVRVYNWFANRRKEEAFRHKLALDTPFTNQSASSSNHALPPSPEQGVKYSHQILCDTVSSARGNGGERVGHLVVSPIQLEPSHTLLETHNPKQVSSGGPLPPVSTLTSLHSLSATPASSQSLIMASLPSVMSLGESSLLIGLASTQPQTLPVINNVGGTFTTLQPISFQQQLHASPQQPISQQLQSHMGASPFMATMAQLPCHMYNKSDSPQYHSSSLLSQAMVITDSSSLGTLTSLAAVRQILTADPEEQTDSSLQEDSLHMQPRTPVPAASSESLEMYPISQTTESHQSHLLSPSPTDISSYIPTQMVSTAQ